Part of the Vigna angularis cultivar LongXiaoDou No.4 chromosome 1, ASM1680809v1, whole genome shotgun sequence genome, GATCGTCTTGTGTACTAAGGTCCGTGAGAGCTAAGAGACCTGTAATTGGTTTGTCAGCCTTGAGGCTTGATGTTACTCATCTGGATTTAAGGAGAGTGCCAACTTCCTGACAGGCAGGCTAACAGCTTATACTGATAATTCAGAGAAAGAGGCGAGTCGCTTCTTTAGTCATGGTTTATACTTGAGGTAGTGTGGACAACTCGTGTACTTCAGTATTGGAATGTTGATTTGCTTTTGTTTCTGTATTTTTCATGCCAAGTTGTTATCTACTTTGTACTTTGGTCGAGTTACCCATATATGAAAACACCGAGTTTCTTTTTGTGCTCAGACATTGGGGCATTGAGATGTTCCTTTGCTAGGGTgttgaattgttttttgttCTCAAACATTGGGATGTTGAGCTTCTCTCATACTCAGGTACTGGGACACTAAGCTTGTCTTGTTCTAAGTCTAATGGAATATCTACTTTTACTCGAATAGCTCattatatctttaattttgtttgactGACTTGATGTCGCACCTTTCCTGAAGGGCTTTTTAGTTTGTTACTTGGTGAAGTAACTCAATTTTCTTAATGAAGTAGCATGGTGTCTCGCATGGAGgccttttttttaatgtaagtTACCTGAAGTAGCTCAATTTACTTATTGATGTAGTCCGATGTCTCGCTTGGAGGGCTTTGGTGCCTCACATGTACGGCTTTTGGTGTCGTTTATGTAACTTGGGTGTCACCTTCGTGGTCTTTTCTCATTGCCACCTCCGTAGACTTTTATCGTTGCCACCTGTGTTGACTTTTATTATTGTCACCTCCGTGAACTTTTATTGTTGCGACCTTTGTGGACTTTTATTGTTGCCATCTCCGTGGACTTCTTTTATTGTCACCTCCATGGACTTTTCTTGTTGTCACCTTTTTGGATTTTTTTCATTGCCACCTTCATGGACATTTTTTGTTGCCATCTCCATAGACTTTTCTCGTGGGGTCACCTTTGTGGACTTTTTTCATTGCCATCTTCGTGGAATTTTCTCATTATTGTTTAATAGCTCACGTGTCTTGTTTGAGGGCTTACGGTGTCTCATTCATGTGCTTTATTTGTTGCTAAAGTTGGCTGCCTTTCTTGCTCTTGTAAGTCTTTGTTGTGATTATTAGCATAAGGGAGCAtgaacaaataacaaaataaaagattcTTGAGTATAGGTTTGGAAATATAATGTTTGCTTATCTCTTGGTCATTTGTCTTTGTACCGTCTTAGGATATTGTGAATATGATGGGTATGAGTAATTATAAAGTAGGTATTCATCAGGAGAATGCTAGTTGTATTTATAGGATGAAGGACCTATGTTTCTATTCAAATAATACTTACTAAGGAGTATAATAACAGTgtaacaaataataatagaatGATAAATAACAAACATCACACTGAACTGCTgagatttaattataatatttaaagatGATCCAAATAGACATAAGTTTAGATCGAATATGAACAATCTACTTTCTTTGTGTAATAAAGTGGACATAAAGAGAGTGAATAGAGTTcatattttggattttaaattttctgttgattttttttttatctttatatcaaacttttaaaatatattaaaaaatttaatatattttaaaacatatatatatatatatatatatatatatatatatatatatatatatatatatataagtatattttaaaataataacaaaagaaaaaaataaaaaaatccaacaaaaaaaaatcaagttaaaatattcaaaatatttccTTTACTACTTAATAATTTgaatagtttaaatattatgttGATTTGATTGTTTAAAATCAACAACTTTAATAAAGACTCGTTTACAGGCTAACGAAGATATAAGATTAACtttagagataaaattaaaataatttaggtttaatctCTTCGTAGGTtcctattttcgtccagaatctcaatTAAGTCTCcttctttttcggcgtctcaattgagtcctcattttgtgaaaattgcaacaattagaTCCTTACCGTTAAATTGGGTCTAACAGCGTTAGTGTTAGGTTGATGTGGCATACTGACGTTGGTTTTTAAATGATGTGGACTTCTTTAGTGTATTTTGACgtgtctattttattttattttttaaaaaaacaaattcagaaaaatgaattaaacatcGAGAATGAACTGGGAATTCCACTTGTTCGAATTAGGGtttgagaaaatttatttatgcttctttgtAGGTTCATACAAATTGGAAATCAATTTCAGAAATTGGAGATTGATGGCACTACCCAACAACATATTTCCTGTCCTTCATCATCGGCGGCCTAGGACGGCACCCAGAGAACCGTCGAGACGACGCCATTGGCTGTCAAAGGCAGGAGGACACAAAGGGAGAAGACGGCGATAAAGATGGCGGAGAAAGTAGAAGGTTTTGATGgagaaacaaaaattgaaatgagTTTGAACTGAATCGTAGTTATGATGGAGAAAAAGTTAAATCGAAGTTAAGAAAATTGAGGGATGAGAGTGGTGGTTGAACTACACAAATTACTTTGcacctttctttctttcttacttttgGAATCGGTGCTTGAGGATTCGGGTGGTTTGAAGGAGTTCTGGTCTTGTTCTATTGCATGCCATTGTTTACAAAACATTTATTTCTTTACCCTTTGATCTTTTATATGTTGCATTATAACCTCTGCAAAAATTGTGTGTAATTgtcttttaatcgattaaatgttGCTGCAAGCTTTTGAACATGATAAATGAGAAActcttatatttaaatattgtaatttggGTATTTAGACGAggataatattttgtataatcTCATTGTTAAATTTTCAGTAATGTGTTTGGAATACTAGCATTTCCCAGAACAATGAATATGGAAGATTAGGATCATATTTTGAGGGAGTCATGATGAACATTGTATAACCGCATTGTGTTGCTGCTGCTACAGTGGTGATATAGGACCACGTTGTTAGTGCATCAGTTGTTGACAAACTATTTCAGATTAAATGAATGTTTATAGATGCAATCTGTAATTGTGGTGATACAATAAATAAGCTCATTCGACTAATATCATGATTATATAAGACCTAGATCGTGAAACATAATATAAGACCTGTGATCCAAATATGATGATAAAGAAAGATATAAAGTAACTTTAGAGgatatacaaaatcaaaagttGTGAAAGCAATCATACATAAACATTCTTAAACTTGATTGTAGGGTTTTCATTAATTCTTTTCTTGCTCAAACCACTGTAAAAGACTAAAAAGTTTTCTTCATCGACGAgaccatcatcatcataaacACATCTTTAAAAACTTTagttatttcatttaattctctaaattaaactaattatttgttattaaatattttagttccTGGCTTTATATTCAAACACACTTTTTTTAACTTTAGATTGATTTATAAATtgacaaattaaattttcaacgACTTATGTAAAGTTTATTAGTGAAATTAATGTGAATAGGCCTATTGTTGAAAGAACTCATCTATGTGCATATTAAAACTAAGGAAAAGTATTTGTAAAGAGTTGAAACAGGTTAGTGAGACCTTTTCCTTATGTAGGTTTCATTGTTTGTTTTctcaaaatagtaaaattttctTCCCTCTACAACCAAATAAAACCAGTAAAAGTAATAAATCACCAACTCTATCAGTACGAATCACAAACACTCActatcaaatttgttttttaaaattaaaaaaattaggaaaagttaatataattttacaaaggAGAACTTCTAAAGGGAATCAATATGAAATGCTCTGTACGAAGAAATAAGAATTTGCTAGATCAGTCAAACGAAAGCCCCATTACACGTCCAAGGTATATAAACACTTGAATTGTGTATATATAAGAATCCTATGATTGCAACATGCAACATTGCACTAAGCTAGAGCACCTCAAGAACATCACCCATTTTCCTTCTATTGAATCAGATATTATCAACCATCCATGTCACAAAGGAGTAAGTCATTTCGTTTTAGGATCCCATGGCTATCACCTTATGAATCCTTCGCTCGTAGTGTAAGAGATACACAAAAATCTCCTTCCCAATCAGACACAAGTGTACCTATTCATAGACCATCTAAGCCTTATTTGGTGGCACCTTCAGAGCCATTTCCTCCTTCATGAAAAATCTCTCAAATCGCAAGACCAATTCTCAAAGCTACCGTCCGTCCTCATCTTCTTCTATTCGCAATTCAATCTGCAGAAAACCAAATCAAGACCAGCAGAAACCCTAGAATCCCAAATCGTGTCGCCATCACGATTTAACCTACGATACCCTTGCACATCCAAAATCCAAAATCCCCAATTCAAACCCCAATTTATGCAATTGATTCCCAATTTCCATCTTCTCCCTTTGTGTCCTCCCGCCTTTGACAGCAATGACGTGGTATCGACGGTTCTCTGGGTGCCGTCACAGGCAGCCGGTGATGAAGGACAGGAAATATGTTGCTGGGTAGTGCCATCAATCTCCAATTTCTGAAATTGATTTCCAATTTGTATGAACCCTACAAAGAAGCATAACGAAATTTTCTCAATCACTGATTCGAACAAATTGAATTCTCAGTTCATTCCCgatgtttaattcatttttctgaatttgttttttttttaaataaaataaaatagacacGTCAAAATACACTAAAGAAGTCTGCGTCATTTAAAAACCAACGTCACTATGCCACATCAACCTAACACTAACGCCGTTAGACCCAATTTAACAGTAAGGGtctaattgttgcaattttcacaaaataaaaactcaattgagaCGCTGAAAAAAAGGGGACTTAattgagattctggacgaaaatagaGACTACGAAGACATTAAaccaataatttattaaaaagttgtgaATTTAATTATCTCGTTAATAAATACCAGCACCAATGATAAAAAGAAgtctatattaattatattataagaatTTAATATCGATAGCCTCTATTTATATTTCCTTTCCACTTTTGTGTGTagctttagttaagagaagtCGTACAAAATCCCATTCCTGATTTATTCTTTCCTGTTTTAGGGACACGGCTACAAAGCTGTGACTATCATTTTTGGTTAGAAAACAGGTTTTCTTTAATATTCTCAGAGTTTCAAACTACATTTTCGTCTTTTCTGAAGCATTTAAATTAGGGATAGCCAGAAAAAAAACAATGCCTTGAACAGTCTACCTACCCGTAGGATATTTACGAAAatggatttttattttacttataattattttgcCATAAGAAATAAGAACACGAGGAAGAGTGTAACTAAAGTTGATAGTTTGAAATAGGATGGACCTAATATGACTTCTCTctctttattttcatcttctGTTTCCATTCACTAAATTTTGCTTTGAGTTTCCCAGATTAAACAACTCTGCATTGCTTGAGTTTGAGATTTtgtaagaagaagaacactaaacaaacaaaaatgcCTTACCAAAGAGCAAGAACATATTCTTCTGAATCTTACTCACCAAACAGCCAGGTATGTATGCATTCATATATGTAAGATATGCTAATGCTATCTTCACCTTGTTTTACCCATTTATCTCATGAGCTCTATATACCCCATTACCAAAACAAATATCTCTATATATGATACTGTTTTATATGTTTCTAAGTTCATCATGATTGTTATGGTATAAGATTGTTGATTTTTCACCATCATACACGCTAGTTTGATCTTCTTTGTCATCTTGAAAGTTGAGGAAATGTGAATACTCATTGTTGCACAAAAATACAGAAACATTCAGGTCATTTGAGACATCTAAAAGGTTTGTGTTTTGCTAAGGGAGAGATGAAGATCCACTTGAGACAAGGTTAAATTATACCATATAAATAGATACAAGTTAGACTTAAAAGTTCAGTTTTTGAAAGTTTCATAGACTATATGCAAATGTTTTTATCATTCTTGTGGATGTAAGTAGCATCCTTaccattgattttatttgtaacTTGCACATTGTTGGTTTGTGTTCAATGTTCAGTCAGAGTCTTCGGACCTCCCTTCCTCTGCAAGAAAGCGTTTGATTCCAGATTCCAGAGTACTTCATACCCGCCGTTCCTTGAGATTAGCAAATAAGTATATTGAAACTAGAACCACCCCTGTTCAGGCTAACCAAGTCTCACGTTCCACTGTAATTTATGCCGGCTGTTCCTCTATGAGATCAGAACAACAAGAGATTGTTGAAACTGGAACAACAGCAGAGAAGATTACAGAAGTGAGTGATAATGAGAAGCAAATTGTTAATCACTCGACTCAAGTGGAAAAGCACAATGCATTGGAAGTAGAATGTGCCCCTCTTGAGAAGGAACTTTTCGCTGAGGGTACTCAAACATCGGCTAACTCTAGGGAAAGAAAGGACAAGAACAATAGTAGGTCTATTTCAATGGTTGCACATTCATCCTCACAATTCAGCCTTCAATTTACTCACATAGTTAATATGTGGGAAAATGAAGGTGATGATGAAGTTGATTCTGTGGGACATAGCTCAACAATGGACGGAGTTGAAGGATACAAAGTGAAGGAAGAATTCATGCCCCTGTTAAGAAGTATTCTCACTAAGCATAGAGATATTTTTGAGAATTCCTTGATATTGACAGAAAGATTCCGATCAGTTTTTTTGGAGACAATATGTGAGATCATCTCAGAACTGAAAGACAAGGATCTCATCAAAATCACAGAAGATAGGCTGCATAGCATGATTGCCCTtgcaaatgaaatgaaaaatatgcaAGTGAACATTGAGTGGCTTCACCTGAGATTGGAAGAGATATATGAGGCAAGAAAGATTCTTAAACAATCTGGCATGCTGAAGGAGAGAAAAGATAGCAACAAAAAGGTCATCGAAACTGTGCAGAGAGAATTGGATCAATGTCAAGAAGAAAGGGAGGCATTGGAAGTAAAGTTCCAAGCATTACGTGAGAGAATATGTAATAAAGAGACTGCTTGCAAGGAGACACTAGCAAGAGCACAGGATGAATATGCTTGCATATCTCAAACTATCACAGATGCTAAATCTAAAGTGAAGCGCTTTTTAAATTGCTCTCTGGTGAATGGTTTGCTTTAGTTTAAGTACCGTTTCTTCCcctctctcttctcttcatGGTAGTGACATTTTGGGTTGTTTAGTGAGTTTTAATTACACCTCTACGGATATGTTTAGTTGGTTAAACTGTGTCTTTACAGCTCGGTCAAACAATCTTCCATTTATGTTGTTTGTACAATGAATTATCTTATTGTGTGGTTTCCAAACTACCCTTTATTTTTCTGCTTGATTGTGTCTAGTGTGGAACGtgaagagagctagaaagagaCACGGATAGCATGACAAGGCTATCTATTTCAGGCTGGAGAGTGAAGCTAGACTCCAAAATCCAAGCAaaggaaaacaaacaaatgagACTTGAAATTAACTATATTGAAGCTTTCATTATGCTAACACTTCCATATTTGTTTAATGAAAGTAACACCTCTGGCTGTTTAAAGGTCCTTTAAAAATACTACCACTTTCATGACGGTCACTTTTTAATAGACTCAATTCTAGCACAACTTGTTACTGGAAATATCATTACTAATTTATAGAATGACCATGTTCTCCGTTTACAGGTACATGAGGATGTGAATCATTTGTTATGCTCTAGTTGCATAAGTCAAGAAGTTCGGTATGTGTCCATACTGAAAAATGATTGGTGTTCTATCCCCTAAATTGTAGTTGAATTTGAGAACCCTTTGTACTAACCATGCAGATTTTACTGCTAAAAAGAAACTATACTAAAACAGATAGTTGTCTAAAGATTATCACTCTACAAATAATTCAGCAACACTAATAAGAAACATGTTCACACATCCACAGcttctttttttgaaaaatacacACCCACAGCTACTTTTTTTGACTAACTGGAATATCGAAAGTTTAAGTAAATTATTTGCTGAGAAGCCTTTTGTCTAGTTACGGCAACTTTTTGTACATTAGTCAGTTGTAACTGCTGTAAGAGGCACTTGCCCTCTTGCCCCTTGCGCCCCTTCTTCCGCCTTGTTCCACTGCTTATCAACATCCACAGAAGTTTTTTGGCTCTCGAACCCTTTCGCTGTATCATAAGAAGCATGTAGCCCCAGTAGCCCATAGTATACCAAGAGGAGCCCTGTCCACACCCCAAATCTGATAAATGAATCTTTATCAATAGAGCCAAGAAGGAATATGTTAATGGCAATAGATAAAGAAGGTAGCCATGGAACCAAGGGCACCCCCCAAAGTTTCGGTTGCTTTGCCTGCGGAACACAAAGCCAAAGAACCACAGTCCCTAAAATCCACAGCGGCACGAAAATTGCATAC contains:
- the LOC108321884 gene encoding uncharacterized protein LOC108321884; translated protein: MPYQRARTYSSESYSPNSQSESSDLPSSARKRLIPDSRVLHTRRSLRLANKYIETRTTPVQANQVSRSTVIYAGCSSMRSEQQEIVETGTTAEKITEVSDNEKQIVNHSTQVEKHNALEVECAPLEKELFAEGTQTSANSRERKDKNNSRSISMVAHSSSQFSLQFTHIVNMWENEGDDEVDSVGHSSTMDGVEGYKVKEEFMPLLRSILTKHRDIFENSLILTERFRSVFLETICEIISELKDKDLIKITEDRLHSMIALANEMKNMQVNIEWLHLRLEEIYEARKILKQSGMLKERKDSNKKVIETVQRELDQCQEEREALEVKFQALRERICNKETACKETLARAQDEYACISQTITDAKSKVKRFLNCSLVNGLL